The following nucleotide sequence is from Apium graveolens cultivar Ventura chromosome 4, ASM990537v1, whole genome shotgun sequence.
CATTCATCGCTATTCATACAAGTTCAAGCCATTGGGGTTATCACATTCTAATCATCTCTGTAGTTTTTCTAATAAGAGCAATCATTATAACCAAACACCAGAATTCATATATAGGATACGAGGCTTTAAGTCTTAAAACAATAAACATAAAACAGATTAAAAGAAAATACTGTATTTGTGTAACACATATAAAATCAAATCCGAATGCAGATAGTAAAAAAGATTCATAAGTTTTGTGACGATACTAGCATTATTGGGCAATTTAGAGAGAACCAGAGCACCAGGATTACATCATCTCTTGCGAGCGCCTCACGCAACGAGCAACTCTCTTCTTGAAATCAGCCCTTCGATCTCTCCATTCTTTAGCAGCATCCACATTAGCCGGAGACTCATCATTAGGACTCGATAACATGGATATAATACTCAAAAGTATACTCTCCACAGTATGGACAGGGTTCCAGCGCTCTGTAGCAGACTCATAGCCATGAGGATCATCCCCGGGAGCATGAAGTATCGAGATACAAACCTTCCCATCCGGATAAATATTCGGATGCCAGATATCTGTAGTAAACGTAACGGTCGGAGGGTTGCAAGGGTAATCTTCAGGGAACTTCATAATAGCATTGAAGAAACCGTCTTGGTATAATGTTCCCTCTGGTCCAATAATCGAAACACTCCATTCGAAGATGTTTGTTTCGTCTACTAGGCCAGCAGAGAAGCCGTCTACCGGGTTTTTGCAGAGATCTTTGAGCTGTTTTTGGAGAAGAAGGTTAGCTTGTGATGCTGAAGCCATGTTATTGTTTCTCCTCACCAGGCAGAGCAGAATTTTCTCTCTAAGAGATTTCGTAAAACTGTGACAATATGTTATTGTAAGAGGAGTTGTGATCTTTATATAGAGAAGGAAAAgatataaaaaaaactaaaacCCTAGAAGGATATAGACAACTATCAAAATAGAATTTGAATTGGAATTCAAGCACCAAAGGCAAAAAAACCTACTCTTTAAGGAAATTGCTTGATAAATCGATATACGTTTTAAGATTTTGTATTAGGTACAAAATCATACTAGATTTCGAAAACTGCTTACCACTTATTATTCAACCGCGTCTAATGACTAATATACAAGGCATGTCAGCCGACTCAAGAAATAATTAGGGGGCGTTTGGTATGAGTTATTCAACAAAAGAAAATGGAAAAAATTAGGCTCATTCTTTTTGTTGATGTTTATTTAGTAAAAACAATTATTTCCTTTCCCCTTTTTTACTAGTAGGTTTACCCTAAATTTCtcaaattttataaattaaaaataatcttgatataaatttatatattaatttattaaaaaaattaatggttctattaaatatttaaatatgtttgTTTATTATAATGCTAATATATTAGGTTGTTgtaatatacatatattttacTATATTGAGATTGCTTaatattaaaaaatcaaaaataaatataatcaTATAAATTTTCATTCCGTTTCTGGATCTGAACCAAACACGTAAAATAATTATGGGTCATTGCTTTCCTTTCTCATGTTTTCCCTTTCTCAATTTAAATTAGTTTCCCCGACATGAACCAAACGCCCCCTTAGCGTAAAAAGCCGTGTGAGACACGAGTCtcatatatattaaaatattatttcgaaCGAATTTGTACCTATACggaaataatttttgaatacgataaataattattttaaccTTTCACTCGATTGTCTTACTTCTTATTCTTTTCGCACATATTATTAGAGTAATATTAGATAACTTAAGTGGTGAGAACTTATCTTTTATCATAGAGTTCGATTTTAACTTATCCCGAGAATTTTGAGATTAGATTTTTATTGTAAGTTATATGACCCTAATTAATAAAAAAGGTCAAAACTATATCATCATAACAAAAACATTTGAAATTTGTTTGTAAGGATATGCATCAGGGTCACTTCGGGGTTGGGGAGTACTATTCGCGCCCTTGATCCCCGAACACAATTTGAATCCTAAATGGGATTCTTTTCATTACGATCCTCGCCGGAACGGTAATTCTCACGAGGAGCGGGaaataatcaaaaataataattttgtatttttagtatattttttaaataaaaaaaaactactaATTCGGAATATCTAAAAGTATTGataatatctcatatttttaatatcaaatcatattaaaaattTACCCCACAAGGGTTGGCACcgttggttaaagaggggataactatccttttggtcacaggttcgaatcccacgggacgagaatttatgattatgcctcctgagtcagagcatgtcgcttaaatacggtttatcttggttcacctggtttgcaggctattacgtgtGCCTGTACGGTTTACCCAGTGCAcacggctgcgggttacctacgataaaaaaatggATTTACGATGTAAATGAATGACaagtttaaaatatatattatattctaatataaaaaattgatcaataaaattataaatcattttaaaattattataattttttaaaaaaaattataaaaatttatttgagaCAGGGGGGAATTACTCAAATGAGAATCCATCCAAAAAGAAGATATGAGATCTAATTTTAGCCCTtcattttatatatttttttaattttcttttaatCTCATCTGTGCATTGCCTTATCTCACCCATTTACCAAACTCTTATCATCCCCATCTCTCTAATCGACATCACTGTCCCTCTCCCGCCCGCCACTTGTTGTCGTCGTTGCGCCAACGGCCCCGTCAGACTATCATCCCCCTCTCCCCCTTCTTCCCCTCTCTCTTTCCACACTTTTCCcatgggttaaatatcaaagtggtcactcaactaAATACCATATATCAGTTTCATCAACAAACTTAACGGAGTatcataataaatatcaaatgaatacctcaaaatatgtgctcgagaattaaaaattattttatggagTTTTATACATGTTTCTTCAatcctattacaaccaaat
It contains:
- the LOC141717284 gene encoding ubiquitin-conjugating enzyme E2 14-like codes for the protein MASASQANLLLQKQLKDLCKNPVDGFSAGLVDETNIFEWSVSIIGPEGTLYQDGFFNAIMKFPEDYPCNPPTVTFTTDIWHPNIYPDGKVCISILHAPGDDPHGYESATERWNPVHTVESILLSIISMLSSPNDESPANVDAAKEWRDRRADFKKRVARCVRRSQEMM